Below is a window of Solanum stenotomum isolate F172 chromosome 7, ASM1918654v1, whole genome shotgun sequence DNA.
caatttcagtttccaaacgagctagtcttagagtggaagggtagtagctcaatACCTATGGCCCGAttcatctcttaccttaaggccaaaaaaataattttcaaagggTATATGTATCATCTTATTCGGGTTACAGATTCAAACTCCGaaactccaaatcttgagtcagttcctatagtaaatgagtttctagaagtgtttccagaagatctgcctacagttcctcccgaaagggaaatcgacttcaaaatagatctccttccagatcAGATACCCAGCCCATTTCGATTCGTCCTTACAAAATGGCTCTAGCCAAGctgaaggaattgaaagaacagttAGAAGACCTTTTAGATAATGGCTTCATCAAACCTAGTACCTCTTTATGGGGTGCTCccgtgttgttcgtgaaaaaagaaagatggttctctcagagtgtgcattgactattggcagttgaacaaagtcacaatcatgaataagtatcccatcctcAGGATtaatgacttgttcgaccaactttagggggctagttgcttttctaagatagacctcagatccaactatcatcagctcagagtcagatATAGCAATATTCCGAAGACAAAttttagaactcggtatggtcgtTACGAATTTGTtgtttggactaacaaatgctctTGCAGTTTTCAGAGActtaatgaacagggtgttcaaacagtatttggacttgttcatcatcatcatatttgatgatatcctcatttattctcgaagtgaggaggagcatgcgactcatctaagagttgttctacaaactcGCAAGGATTGCCAACTATTCGTtgagtttagcaaatgtgaaaaTTGGTTACAGTTTGTAGCTTTCCTTGGTTATGTGTTATCTAGGGAAGGGattcgagtggattctcagaagaTTGAGGCAGTACAACACTAACCCAGAACTACCTCTCCAAcatatatcagaagtttcttaggtttggctaggtattataggagatttgttgaaggattttcatgtATAActtccccattgaccaagttgactcagaagaaggtcaagtatcagtggtcagatgagtgcGAGAAAAGTTtctcagaactgaaaactaAGTTGACTACATCTTtggtcttgactctaccagatggtTCAGCCGGTTAtgtaatttattgtgatgcatccagagtcggcctaggttgtgtgttgatccAGCGAGGTAAGAtcataacttatgcttctagacaacttaaggttcatgacaagaactacccgactcatgacctcgagcttgcagtcatagtattttccctaaagatttggcgacactacttgtatggtgttcatgtttatgtattcacagatcataaaagcctccagtatgtgttcacccaaaaagagttgaatcttcatcAGAGGAGATGACTTGTattcctcaaagactatgacatgaatgtgctttactatccgggtaaggctaataGAGTGGCTGATGCTCTTAAGAGGTTGTCCATGTGTAGTGTAGCacaggttgaggaagaaaggaaagagaTAGCCAAAGATTTTCAccggcttgctcgcttaggagtttgtCTTACGGTCACATCAGATAGTGGggtgatagttcagaatggatcagaatcttcattagtagtggaggttaaggaaaaacaggatagtgatcctatattatttcagttgaaaggtgcagttcatcagaagaaagttgaggttttctcccaaaggggagaCTGTATGCTTCATTACCagggtcgcttatgtgttcctaacgTTGGTGAGTTGAGGAAACAGATCCTTACAAAATCTCATAACTCCAGggattccattcatccaggtgccactacgatgtatcgtgatctgcggaaagtcttttggtggaatggcagtaagagggatatagcagattttttAGCTGTGTCCTAACTGTCAACATGTTAAgttagaacatcagaaaccaggaggtatgactcaagagattaacattcctacatggaagttggaagtgataaacatggaattcattacgggtttacctcgtactcgtagAAATCATGACTATATTTGGGTAATAGTAGATAAAGTCactaagtccgctcacttcTTGGCTGTCAAAACTATATATTCAGCGGATGACTATGCCAAACTCTACATCCATGAgttagtcaggttgcatgggttcctttgtctatcatctcagatagaggtcctcaatttacctgtcatttttggaaatcattttagaaaggtcttggtactcaagtaaATCTAAGCACATCATTTCATCCatagacggatggtcaggcagagcttaccattcaaaccttagcgGACATGTTCAGAGCTTGgatgattgatttcaagggtagttgggatgatcacttacctctcttATAGTTtacctataataatagcttccgttccagtattcagatggccctgTATAATGCACTATATCTACGTAGATGCAGGTCCCCAATTGGTTGGTTCAAAGTAGGTGAAACAACTTTGATAGGGTTAGATttggttcatgaggctatggaaaaatttcagctcattagagatagactaaaTACTActcagagtcgtcagaaatcctatgcatatgtgagaagaagggacttagagtttgaaattgatgattgggttttcctaaagatgtcacctatgaagggggtgatgagatttgacaagaaagggaagctcagtcctagatatgtaggtccttagAGAATcctgaaaaggattggtaatgtGGCATATGAGTTGGAGTTGACAACAGAACTAACAGCAGTTCATTCGATCTtccacatttccttgttgaagaagtgtgtgggtgatccgacaTCGATAATACCATTagaaagtgtggttgtgaaggatagtctcacttatgaagaggtgaCAGTGGAGATGCTTGACCGtcaggttcgtaggttgagaaataaagaagtcacttcagtgaaggttttgtggaggagtcaatccgtagagggagctacttgggaagcagaagcagctatgaaggccaagtatcctgatctctttccttccgactCCATTTcatcttgaggtaatagttcctctccaatCTCTCAGTTTACTCTTGCATAAATTCAGTCTAAGTAttatgttccttcagttgttcttgcattttcagcatattgCATGTTCTttgaacttagttcagtcagataaaatttctagtacttagtggtagggattgcagctccttccctccatactcaCCTAGTTTAGGaatcattcgaggatgaatgatccccaagggggagatattgtaacacctaaGAAATACAGAATTGGACTTTTCAGTAGAAAAAAGTGAACCACAGAGGGGTTCACGGGCAGTGATCTGGACCACAGTCCATCACCCTCATCCTGGTTCATACCCTCCCAGCAGTGGTGGACCACAGAGCCCTTCACAGGCTGTGGACCACCTCACGAGCCGTGGGAAGGTTCATAGAGGAAGTACAGATCCACCCAAGGCTCAGACATCAGACCACGGAGCtctccacgggccgtggtcttgaTGACGGGCCATGGTGGCATCCGTGAACCAGAGCCAGCAGACCCCAGCCCAAGTGAAGAACCATGGTGGCCTTCATGGTCCGTGGTCCTTCACAGGGGCCATGATAAGGCTCGTGGTTGGACCTTCCCAGAACCAGTAGTCACTGGCCAAGAATACATGAACCACTTGACGGGCTATGGTCCCTTTGACAGTCTGTTAGTGGCGCCGTGGTAGTCCTCcgtcagcttttaagtcagggtcattttggtcttttcccctatgtgttggacatttaaactacgttgtttaacacctaaactacgtcgttttactcagtttaagcctagtaaaTTAGTCAGAACTTAcctcaaattatttattctcAAGAATTTGCCGAAACTCAGAgcagaagaagagaaagagtcgaccaacccCTCAAGAATAAGTAAGAGATTTTCTTCAGTTCAGCCtcaaaatccaaaggatttcttcatgaatttcgtcaccaggtatgtgggatttcactagtggttTCTTTTTATTCACTAGGTCCTtataattcagtcagattcttgattctccatatcttgtgtagacctagggtttcttaaTCCTTGgataattgttgtgatttagctatTGTAGTATTTGCAATAAAATATCATGTTTTCTTAGAATCGTGGTTTAATTCCGATATTAAACTCAGAAACCTAGTTTGTATAGATTCTCCTAGTTCATGAACtgcacttgctaggtcagtcaAACAAATAATCATGCTTAAGATTTCGTATGTCTCATTGtcaatatataaatgttgaaTTGTCAGTTAGCATGtaagtattttgagctatttagtatttcagtcataatgtacCATTTACATATTCAGtcgggagtagacttagcatcGAGTTGGattagggttcaacgtaccttCACAGtctagaactacgtgcccccgtaggagtATTAaaccctctgtgggcatcaaatttagtgatcacgccagtcatgcctttattcCCCTcacaaggtatattgggttctctcaatggggcgtatacatcagactccacatttagctcacgtggttttatgtcggttaatagtagctcccacagtcagagtCATAgggcatttgaccaggtttttagtatatatttcagtattcagttcagttatgtcatgttcatgattagtacttggtcattgcatccatTTTATCTCTTCAGTTATCTTTTCAGTAGTTACATTCTTGCTTAGTTATGCCTTGTTCAACTTTCATATGTTTATTcaacttagtatctatatcatgcatgctcagtacattcaaagtattgacgcatactctgcgctacatcctttcatgatgtaggttcaggtaatcaacatccagatcacgcttagatcggtccCTGATCTGTATTCTGCAGCTtgagtggtgagtcctcatacttcgaggacaataaacatgctttattttatttcagtcttctattcagtttttagttttgctaggggttagctgggggcatgtcccagcaactctagtcagtagaggtttttcagacatagtagtagaatcAGCTTGActttttgagtttgatcttttagttgttattaaactcttagTACATTTCATATATTAAGACTAGTTGGGCATTCCCCACTTTCAGTTATCTACTGTTTTTGATTCCTCATGGTACTTGTTTTATTTGGTATCTCTTAGTATACTTATAATATGCCAGACACATGATTAggttggggtcactcgtgatccgaGGTCCAGTGTCACGTCAAGGGGATAGCCTTGGGGCGTGACAGTTTGACTATAGACTTTAAAAATTTGTCCTCAAAATTTTTTCAAGTAACAGTTTGTTGAGAAGGGTTTACTAATGCTTAAAATTGGGATGTATGTCTGTTACAGAATGTACATAGACATATCCAAACATAGTATTCATAACATAATTATTGGGTAGAGATATTTAAAGACTTTTTCTAATTTAGTTTTCTTAGATAGTTTTCCATATACACATATAAACAACTCTTATTCtgaaaataatactaaaagGAAATGGATACATTGACTTTATATTATACATGGTATCAAAGTTAGGTCCATCCTCATTTAGGCTCCCGATCCACTCTCTAGTTGGACTTGAGCATAAAGGGTTGTTAAAGTGGGTTAAATCCCACTTTTGTTTGAAATGAACTGGTGATCTGATTGTTTAGACTTAGACAATCCTCCCCTCATTAGCTAGGTTTTGGGGTTAAGTCAGACTCATGTGTCATGTCTTTACACTCGTATTATTCTGTCAGGATCAAgttttatattagaaaatataacaCCTCATATACTTACagttgtctttttttttttgtcaaggATTTACGAGcctaaatttgaaaattttatattaatattgcTCACGTTTGGAAACATGGATTCTAAATAagaatttgatataaatatatttttagtctcTCTTAAAAATGCCTTCTATATTCATTAAAAGAATTCTTTAATTACGATATAtgtgtttatattattttataagagtttatgatttattaatattttaatggAGATAAACAGATTAGTTATATTGAAGAATTATTATATGATGTAGACTTTATTCGAAATAATTTTCTACTAATTGTGGTAGATCCAAAAGTTATTCATATTTTACCACAAATCTACGCAATAcccgaatatatatatatatatatatataatggaataaaaatattttgaaaatgttacctccacctccacctccacgtGGAAGTGAAGGGAGTGGACAACCATTAAAGTTTATGTGGTGGCACCAATTGGGCAAAGCATTAAATGTTGTTGCTTTGTACTTCAAATTAGctaacatattttatgttatagATATAGGTTGCAAAACATAAATTTTTGTCGATTTTGGCTTTACTAGATATAGTTTTCAATTACTGTAAACATCCATCAATTTTCTATCACGATCCAGAGGTACCCCCTAGATGCAACACGACATATTTGACCCCGAAAGATTCTCATAAAAACCCTTAgcatacataaacataaaaaaatagaaataatgcgaaatttaaaattttacaatcgaagtctttttaTTAAAATCCAAAAGCGATTTCTAGACCTTGTCTCATTAACCATCTACTACAATAGAATGTCAAagaagggtcacaaccctttacaaagtaaagtctcaaaatagaataatgGAAAGCAACTAGAAGTAAATGAcatcttgtcctcgaaccatgaggactcacacAAGTCTTGGAGATAAGCAATTCAAGCCTTTGTCAAGAAAGGAAGTACACTTCACctagccggaacctacacttataaaaaatatagaagaaatatgggttagcacaaatatgtactaagtatgaaagcatgcataaaaatcattgaaatatgataaaaaggatAATTTAGTTAAAAAACATGCATTTGTCAAATTTGAGAATCACCATCCACCTTTAATGTAAAATAAAAGTCATAGCATATTCATCATACAAATCCTCATAACATAGTAGAACCATTACCTTAGCAACCCTAAgatatacttgtgcaatgtatggttggcctcccataataccaaccatactaagtactcctttgaggccaccttagtcatacatatcatccTTAGACCTCATCATAGTCAATAGTCATAGataaggaaatagtcatgtacattacttgaacataaggaaagtcattcatagcaacaatccattcaacatacatgcatacCTTCATATCTTATCATAGCATAAAGAACCATCCCATAACCCCTTTccaagtctacttgtgcaatgtaaaagtgaagtctcataccccactcctactaagtaaagctcatcaagaactcataagtATAGTTCGTGTCATATTCATTATCTTGTCATGTAGGGAAAACAAccataatcgacatagaccatgtgagctacatggaatccagtgtcgtgtaaccccacaccgaaagaaggtgtcctacttgcctaaggtagaacgaaATGTATTCGCTTTTAggttgatccactagctaaagacctatgtgggaacatatTTAtaggatatggagattgcttctagaaacttGACCTATTGTATTggcggaggagcttccatctcatgagaataATTTAAATGACCCGACCTATTGTATTGACGGGAGGGCCTATACCTCattttccatatccactcggtgctaagcattatttcccaaattatacataattactcttgaattgcatttacatgtgtgaaggaatatcttgcccttcattcaatacaactcataaaatagctcatagattcaattaggtgagaatggactttcaaccttagaatcatcattaacatgtgagtaaacctttcacatcatgttcatagtgtttcatgagaatagcctttcaatcaacacaacaacatcatcatcatcctagacaattcataaatagtcatgtgtaagggtaaggAGAGAATGATCcttcaacaataccacaatttacacaatagtcataggatcttcactttctaagtgaatcataagttcATATTGAACTTTTATCAACATGTacaaaacctcataatttaccCTTCAAGGGTCATGGATCATGTCTCACAATCACACCTAGAAATACTACAATAGGAATGAATAATAACATGATTTTAATAACTAAAATACCATAGACACAATTCATAGTATACATCTTGCATCAATATacccatcacaattcatgaaattgggtcaTGGggaaattcatgggttcatgggggacTTTATCATAAAATCaccataaaacaaaaatatcaattataatataatacaattaactcattgaaatcatttttaggaagaacccatgacttagattgaaaaccctaggttttgaaGAATCTACCAATTTGAAATTGAgagttgaagggcttcatggaaGAAAGCTTTCCATGAATCAAGAGTCCCATACCTTTTTTGAAGATTTCCTCATGAATTGGAGTTGAGAAGGTGAGTTCTTGAGCCctaatcttcaagttcttgttCTTCTTGAATGGAGGATTTCTAGTGAGAGAAATATTGCGAGGGAGAGGATTTTGGGAATTATTTGGGTGTTGTGAATTAATGACTAAAATTGggtgaatttaaatttaaaaggtTTATATACTTGTTAGGAAAAGAGTATAATAATGTTGGCTCAACTTTTGGAAGAATAATTAAAGCCCCTAAAGTTTGGACTTAAAATCTGCCAAGGTCCCGTTTTAGCTCGCCTAATGCACCCCCCTAGGTCGCCAAGGGCACTAGGCGGCACACCTAATGGACCCTTGGCTCGCCTAAAATTACAGAATGCTCTATCATGGAGCATTTCCCATGACCGAGGAGGAGGGACTTTGGGCGATGCACCAAGTGGGTTGGCGAGCCCCGACCTAGATCGCCCAAAATTCCAGTAGCTAGGTCAAGGGGGGGCTGCCCACTAGGTGAGGGAGGGTCCTTTTGGCTGGTAGCCAAATTGCTTGGGCGATGGTGCTGCCCCATCGTCAAGTGGTCCATTTCAAAAATTGTTTTCCTCCTTTTTTCTTAAGTGATCTAGGCCCCTTTGCCTTCTTGCTGGACTCTTACTTCATTCGTTTTAGCTCTAGTTAAGTCTACACATTTCCGGAGTCTTACATTTTCCCCTACCAAATAATGCTTTCAATTGTTGTAGAAATGTATGTGCACACTACGTTTGATTAATAGTTGtggaaagaaaatattttgaggTGATTATTTATCACtaagaaaaaattgataatcTACATCAAGTTATTCAAGCCCATATTTAAGGCATGTTAAAgcaaaattctttttttcatatcGCACGAATTCCAAAAAGTTATAAATCATCGAATGAGttatatttactattttattgcTAGAAAGACCCTCTGTGAAGGTCATTGAGAAGTCAGCTGATTTTATTCCTTGATTTTATCATATCGTTCTCATACCTTATCATTGTGAAGTATGTTTGGTGGTAAAGTTATCATCCGTCAAGTTTTTTACTCTTTATGTCTATTAGCGAGCTATTGTCCTCAGATAAGAGCTGAAATGTTGGAGAATTATTATGATATATCTAAGGGAGTTGTTAAGCTACTATTTCTTGTCAGAAGCTTTTACAAAATTGTTTTTTGAAACTGATACTAATATTAAATCTTATACTCTATTTTTTTGGTATATACTTGCATGCAACCTATTTCTAAAATGGATCATACTATTACCAATTTGGAGTTGTTCATATAAATCAAGTTAAGCATGTCAATCATCTTCTGAGTTCCTAAAtgattatttttctaagttaaaGTCGAGTCAAGAGCTTCGAAACTATTATAAGTTTTATTGAGAGCTAAATAAAGTCATGAGTACATTCTTTAAGCACCTTAAGATCTTTATGAACGTCCTCAATTTTAAGTTACCTTTCTAAAGTTTTGAGTTAGTAATCATGCTTATTCTAAAAGCCTATGAGGTTCTATGAGTCGTTTTCATGTTATACAAAAGTGATTCTAAGGTTTGGAGAATAAGAGCACGAAAGAGCAAAGATTGACTAAGTTTTTGTTATGGCCTACTATGTGTTTTTCCAGAGTTCATATCATGATATGTTATGCATTTACTTCGAGCTATAATCGGAGGGAAGGGGACCTATTTTCTCATAAGACAATGTATATGGTACAGATAGCCACAAGTTGGCAAATATTATTCATGTTAGCTACTGGAAAGACCGTTATTGCTAGCATTTGGTTGGGTATGTCATACATTTGCATCTGTATATATGTATTCACGACATATGATTACACAAACATATCATGCATATTTGATTACTATGAGGTCATATGTCAGTCATGGAGGCTAACATAGTTTTATTTTCAGATAGTATCTCTATTAACCTTTTTATCCAGTTGTTTAAACTTTCACTTTCCGCCTTACATACCAATATAATTTAATTCGTACTAACCTCCCATTGTTAGGAGACGTTTCATGTCGTGTTGTAGGTTTTGATAGATATCTTAATCAACCTTTGCAATAGGGGTGTTGTCTCAGCTGAGGATTGGTATGCTTTATTTTTTCTAGAGCTATTGGTTGTCTATCAGTTTTGTATACTTGAGTTTTCTATATAGTTGTTGGTATCTTTGGGAACTTTTTCCAACCAGTTGAGTTGTAGTATTCGTAGAGACTTGTGGATATACTTTGGTAATCTTCTCAGTTTTCATTTATAGCCTTGCCAGcttattatatttatgattttagttGCGACCTTGTCGATTTGCTAGTTCTTATTAGTTAAGTTGGTCTTGATGATCTATTTCATTATCTTTAATGTTGTTGTGACCTCGCCGGTCCAGTTATCTTGTTTCAGCAGCAGGTTATTGTGGAAACTTTTTTGGCCCTCATTGTTTTATTTCCTTTATGTTTTAGTTGGTTTCCTCGGCCAAGTGAGGCATCAGGTGCCTATTGCGCGTACCCTAAGTTTGAGCGTGACAGAAATAAACAAGGTGCTATGAATCCTTGGATGGTAATCCTTTTGTAGATTATATCCAACATATCTAGATTAAATTCAATGCCTAGAAATCTTACTTTGTTAACAATGTCAAATAATATGTCCAAGTATTCTTTGATTGTCTCGGAgtgtttcattttcttcaacttGAATTCTTCAACCTCTAGCATATTCTTTCTTTAGATAATTCCAAATTTCTTTGGCTAATGGGAGAGACATGATTGCTATGAAAATAGTGGttgaaacaacaacaaacagaGTTACTTTTGCCTTGGACTTCAAGGTTTCCTTTTTCTTGTGACTCTTAATTTAAGCTATGGTGAGATTCACCATCGAAAACAAGAAAAGTCATTTATGAAAACTATTTTTGAAATCCATCTCTTCATTCACAAGTCCCTCAAGAAAATGGCTTTAGATCCCAATTGTTGGTTTTTGAAAGACAAGAAATGCAGGAAAACAACAAATGAAGAAAAGttgaagaataaaattttattgcACTAGAGAATGTCATACTATTGAGTATTGACTAAAAAAGACATGTATTTAGAGACTAAAAACCTAAATGAAAAATAGATAACTATGTCCTATATTTTAGATTCCATCTACTACATAACAAACAATAGAAATCGAGAATGTCATACGATTGAGTATTGACTAACAAAAGACATGTATTTAAAGACTAAAAATCCAACTAAAAAATAGATAACTACGTCCTATATTTCAGATTTCATCAACTTCATAAGAAACAATAGAAATCAGGTCTAACTTAATAAAATTACTGCAGTAAGAAGATCTGTTGTTCTAAGCCaaatattcaacatatataaagaaaattccAAGATCTTCAATTTTGAACCTCCTATGTATAGCTCTTAAGGTTTTGTACTATTGTGTTGAAGCCAATTTGAGAAAGCTTGAAGCGTGTTCGTGTCAGCTGGGTGATGCTTCTGTGTAAACTCAAGGAGGGTAGGCCATGTGAAGTCGGGATAAATTCGAGGGTTATTGGAGTCCACCAATTCAGTTGGTGACCTCACCACCTTATCTTTGTTTggacaaagaaagaaaacaagtgATTTCCTAGGACTATAGTTGTTTACCACTGCTCTATGCAAGCAACTTTTGAATATTCCATTTGATAGCGCCTACAAAAAAGCAAACACCAAATTTGTTATAACCCCACTTGATCAATTAAGCGAAAGACATCATATTCATGTTGTACATATGTCCTAAGCCCTCATCATGTTTACCATTGCATATTATGTGAAAATCTCCTATATTATTTgtctaataaatatatattgctTGTCTAATTGTCTCTATTTATATGCAGTACATTAGCTTATTATATAATTCTAACATGTAAATTTGCTTACCATAAATGTGTCGCCTATGTTAACCACAAAGGCATTGGAATTTGGATTGATGGAATGCCATTCGTTATCCACAAAAACTTGAAGTCCGCTAACACAATCTTGATGGAGAATGGTTAATGATGTTGGATCATAATGAGGCCATGTTCCTAAGGTGAGCTCTGGATTCTGACATGGCGGATAGTAGTTGATTCTCATTATGGATTCATTGTCTTTGAAATAATCTTTAAAGTGGTTCTTCTGTACGCCTAGACTCATTCCTAAGAGCTCCATGATACTAAGAGAAAGTGTGCTCATGGAATTGCAATATTCTTGATAAACATTCCTGTgtaattaaagaggaaaaagttaatttatttacaaaactgaaaaaaatagaaaaatagatACTCCTTCGATTTCAATTTGGACCAGAATGCCCAACTTTGTggttttaaatatgtcatgtgaaaagttgaaattatagagtttcaaaaaagaagaagaaaaaaagaacaatttttagAAACCGACTAAAAAGAGAAGTAATGCTCTCTCCGttcctttttatttgtcatacAGATTAAAAATACTTGTTCCAAAATAGttgtaatttaaaatataaagagagaAGTAATAATTCTTTTCAAACTTTGTCCTTAACATTAATTATTCTAGAATTAAGAGGCACATATGTAGATAAAGATTAAACATATAATAAGGGATATATTGGTCTAACAACACtccttattaattttttcttaagggTTGTGCCAAACCTTATCATGACAATTAGAAAaagaacagagggagtataagaaaaaaaaaatgaaacatagcAGAGgtataagaatttttttttgaaacataGCAGAGGTAGTCAGTTGTCCTTACCCAAGATTGTTAAAACTTTCACCCATTGTCCTTTGGAAATACTCTTCAACTATATGCGATGAGTCTTCTTTAGCAGAGTATTGAAAAGA
It encodes the following:
- the LOC125871024 gene encoding gibberellin 20 oxidase 2-like, which gives rise to MAKDSIITNDKLSMVDEKNPLIFDGSQMKHNEKDCAIAQELTVPLIDLGGFFSGNPATAQQASRLVGEACRSHGFFLVVNHGVDANLISNAHRNMDMFFNLPLSEKQKAERKIGEHCGYASSFTGTFLSKLPWKETLSFQYSAKEDSSHIVEEYFQRTMGESFNNLGNVYQEYCNSMSTLSLSIMELLGMSLGVQKNHFKDYFKDNESIMRINYYPPCQNPELTLGTWPHYDPTSLTILHQDCVSGLQVFVDNEWHSINPNSNAFVVNIGDTFMALSNGIFKSCLHRAVVNNYSPRKSLVFFLCPNKDKVVRSPTELVDSNNPRIYPDFTWPTLLEFTQKHHPADTNTLQAFSNWLQHNSTKP